The following are encoded together in the Scomber japonicus isolate fScoJap1 chromosome 20, fScoJap1.pri, whole genome shotgun sequence genome:
- the si:ch211-221j21.3 gene encoding uncharacterized protein si:ch211-221j21.3, with translation MQCAAPLNKKRPLESEEPWRPKRLCLEAGLQAVECPMETMDSFTPSNQQQEQQVRLTCLRCLGGEPGHINHIMGV, from the exons ATGCAGTGCGCGGCCCCGCTGAACAAGAAGAGACCGTTAGAGAGCGAGGAGCCATGGAGACCG AAGCGGTTGTGTTTGGAGGCGGGACTTCAGGCCGTTGAGTGTCCAATGGAAACGATGGACAGTTTTACACCGTCCAATCAGCAACAAGAACAGCAG GTCCGGCTCACATGTCTCCGATGTCTCGGAGGAGAACCG GGTCACATTAATCACATCATGGGcgtctga